Part of the Periplaneta americana isolate PAMFEO1 chromosome 4, P.americana_PAMFEO1_priV1, whole genome shotgun sequence genome is shown below.
GAGCCTGCACAAGATGTTCCCCttactattaaaagtttcctttgctattgctaccCTCTtctcgacttcctggcagcaacttaTGTAACTGTTTACAGTACACCCcaggtatttgaagttgtccacttgttctactgcctcatttagaattcgcaagtttaccttcttttttatctttctatgattatggtcttcgtcttgtttgcatttaacttcatttcatactgctcacagctgtcatttagctacacTAGCATGTCCCCGAGTGTCATCTCCTCTTctgataacaacgccatatcatcagcaaattctTATGtagtttattcttcttcttcctcttatcactcctcccatgttctgaaaacagttcttcactaaatccttcaagtatatgttgaacaaattaggtgataaagggcatccttgacgtactgctctccatatttcacttcctttagacttttcttctcctatcctgattttaACTCGTTGTATCATTTAAACATTACTGAACAGCTtcgtctctttccaatccacaccaattttcatttGGATtcctatcagtttattccaatctactCTATGAAACACCTTTTCtgggtccacaaatactacatacacttctttcctcttctctgggtatctttcgccgattgttcgtagcagttcaattgcatctctcgtacctttttcctTCTTGAAACCAAAATGCTCTTTATCCAAACTTCCTTCCATgtaagaatataaacgtcgattcagtaatCGCAGGAGAAACTTCACCGAGAGTGATATCAGGcttatagtcctgaactccttacatttcttggcattatttttcttcgatatTGTAAGCAACACTGTCTGCGTAAAATATTCAGGCCATTCGTCTCTCTcacatatttcgttgcataatgatagaataacGTTGAAAATTTAAGCATAttagattgttgttgttgtttagtgaactgtccaaagacaggtttgaacatcacaaatgacaccaataacgcatcacccatgaggcaactaaggcagaagataatagggtaggatggGCAGTTCTTTTCGTcctccattccatacatcgctgactagtcagacttagatgcatacaaacaactgttcttcctctggcactaatcgtcaagtgagatgtactgcctgataaaagatgtacatatcagccagaacctcaatcagaggtaacatTGGATTGAAACATACATTTTTGGAATAACTCTCCCCTCTTtacatttttcgctatctgcactaataacggagtttcTACATGGCATCGAACTTTTGAATTAGGCCTACCtctgtttagtcaattgtccgaaggcagggctgaacctcacaaatgataccaataaAGCACCTCTTATGGTGCACCTAAGGCAGGAAGTACTGGAtaaggtggtcagttcctttcccctgaaTTATCTTGTATATGATTTATACAGTACGTAATATAGTTTTATAGTTGAACGTATTAGCATCATAGTCTCAAGTTACATAGACTAGACGCTTGTCTTATCTCAGCATGCTTCCTAGAACACGACAAGTATATTTTTACATTCTAAAAGTAAAATATGGCATCAATAATGCACCTTATGCAATTATAATGCTTtgaaattaatgtatttagaAGGAAAATAATTCAAACTGGGAGTTAGATTGAACTTATATCTATCAGCAGGATACCAAGAATAAGAATGTAAAGTGATCTATGCTAGTTATACTACAATTAATACGCAAATTTCATCAGTTCTGCATCACAGACGTTCTTTGTGCTCATCTTGTGTAGAAAGCATTAGATGTGCTAGGTGCAAGACCGTACATTACAGTATATAAACCCTTCACTGCATTCTAGCTGACAGACGCATCTCTGCACCTCAAGTACTCATACACACGGAGACATGAAGCTTCTCGTAAGTACAAATCCAATCGGCACATTATTCAAGTACCATATTGAGTATAAGAAGAAATGTCAATAATAGGCGTATTAAGTGTAATAAATTGCTGAAGAGATTAGAGTAAAATCATTTTGCAGCTAGAGATCGAATTTAAAATTACGAATTTCAACatcaatttatataaaaacaatacacTATTACGTTAGCCAGTATAGTATTTCAAAAACATTTGGGGAATAGATAGAGGacctaaaaacaataaaaattgcaTGTAAATAggtagtaattttgttttttttttttaattaaagataGGTTTTAATTCAGacatatttaattattacaacttTAGTTTTATATTACAAAGTCCATGCGTAATTATCCTACAGATAGTGTCACCATGATTTCTAGAGACagtaaaaattattgaataaaatggGCTAAAATCCTTGattaaaaaggataaaaattcgtgagtgaaaacgaaaatttcttgagtaaacctgaaattttcaccctgttttatcaaattattatgttgcttaagataattgacaattataattatatattcaaagtttttcGTTGACAATAATCTAAcatacttaacattatttaacattcaaagttctatgcagacaacagttctaagtttgtcattgtaaggtttgttcttctatttgttagcacacacgagaattgtgaaaaaaaaaagttcacagtcaacattagaaactggaacccatttagcttggagtgctccgtccacaaaatcactgtgatcttcacgtagcgacagcaaaccttctcgaactgaaagtccaggactatttttaactatgttCTTCAGTTCACTGTATGCATGTACTGCTACATCAGGTGATAGATTCTTTAAGGTTGGCATCTGATCTAAGAGAGGTTTCAAATTGCTTTCAGTTACATCAATGCTTAAAAAATTCTGTTAGTAAAACAGTTCTGATACCGGTTGAAGAAGTTTACTACACAAGAAACGACATATATCGATCGACGATCAATACTCTTATACTTCTCCGATAGCGTCTGCCACTTATCAAACAGTTTACGAACCATTTCAACTCACACCATCTAGCGCCAACATTCCAGACTTTGTGCATCTTTcaaacagaacttctaaaattttcaaatttagacaatgtatttattaattgccgaaaaattgcgtctttttgcgaataacgacagaaaatatgctaaattcacaagtcataggatttttgcgatttttcgcgagttgaaacgtgtaattatgatatttttatgtgaaccatgttttaaactatgtttatttggTTCTTAGGTTTTTCGCGATTTCGCAAGTCACGAATTTTGACTCTCTTTAATGATTTCTAATACAAACTTCTAAGCTGCATCAAGGATTATCTTAATCCTTTCCTCATTCCAGCTATGTGTTGTATCTGCTCACAGCATTCTTCAAAATGCTGACGAAGAATTTCAATGTTCTCAATAAGTCTTGAATACAAAATTGCTTATCAATTTCTCCATAAGTAAAAATCCAATGAATTGAAGTCAGGAGAAGGAGCAGGCCACCGTATGTTGTTCATGCATGACTGGGCACCACCACATTTTTAGCTTTCCACTAGAACGATTGGAAGTCAGCGTTTCCCTAATAAATAGATAGGTCGCGGGGGACCATCATCCTGGATTGTTCGTTCGCCTGACTTCAGTTCATTGGACTTTTACTTATGAGGACATTTAAAAGTAATTGTGTGCTGAAAGTTTACTGAGAACATTGAAATTCTTCGCCGGCGTGTTGAAGAAAGGGTGTTATCAGATAAACCATACACATGGAATATGGTACAGGATATGACAGTCCATAATTATTCGGAGTTTAGATGGCTGTATTACAActcattatttccattttgaacacTCTCTGTAGACTTATAGTCTACATGGACTTGGTAAACGAAGATGTAAAAATGCCTTGTAAATAAGTACCTATATACTCGTATGTGTAAACggtaactaaaaataaaatgatattgacTAAATACTATTTAACTTTATGCATGTGTTTAGGTCCTCTATCCATTCCCCAAAGGTTTCCACCATATTAGTTACAACCCTACATTTCGGCAAGGATAGTAAGGCTTAATTTGGTTTTTATAATATGCtcacagaaataaaagataaatcaattacaaaataatgCTGCCATTTATTCGTCAGTAAACTTGGTAAGTTAATATAATGGAAATATGCAGCCATTCTGTACATCTCCTTTAAGATTCCCAAATATAGGTCTTACACAACTAAGGATGTTTTTGGATACTTGCGGTATTATTTCCCGATACATAAACGTAGtgtttaaattattgaaataatatgtACCAatttcgtatacaaaacacgcgGTAGCGTCACAGCGAGGACATTACGTTCCAAGTCGATATTTCGTGCATTCAGTTCCCGAGGGTGgtcagtagagatgaacaaaactaactgccgttcTCACTCgatgtgttcgctgcatttgtctttcgagtctcggctcgtcattccagctgcgcttcgagtctctctcgtcattctcgaaatagcatttggtcggcgtggaaagatttcgtaactttgaataacatacatcattgaaataaatgacataaatgtttaaatgagacaaaaagacaaaacagaagagTATCTTGGTTATCAACATTTTCtggttttattatataatattacctacggttaggcctatataaacagaaaaaaattctcaaataaatttgaatttctaagaaacatagaacatgacattaatatcattttacttgagattacataattgatcttaaacatatgaaaagaaaattcctatccttttaataagggcctagtaattaaataaagactgtggaacggattattatacacttaaAGGTAGAGATATTTcaagtaggctacttgattgtttatacatatataacagttgccaaagtagataaaagttcagtcaggtataaacaaatgTGGTGATTAAAGGCTGCTttacttcgggagatgatcaatatcgcgTCGGGAAGACTCgaaagtctttacgtcaaggacgctttgcgggcgctgttagtctcgctttcttgatcgttgttcatctccagTGATCATGAATTTTTTCCAGTATTCTAATCCTTCTGGCCGTGCTATGGTTGTAGGATTCACTCTGTCTGTAACAGTAAAGAGTATCCGGAGTATTTGTTTGGAGATAAAGGTGGTAACCATATAGGACTGGCATCTTTTCTGCTACTAATGTCTATTTTCTGAACACATGAGTTTTAACTTCCCAGTATTCTGAGAGTGTACGTGGTCAGTAAAAGATGTAACTGTAGTGTtacgtaacaaatataattacagtCAGTTCTCTATATCAAATCTCATCTTtgggaaaataaatttaaaattgtaaaaccaaAAGTAACTtgaaaaaacaatatttataccCAAAAATTACTGCTTTTCATCATTTTTAATTGGGTGAATAATTGAACTTACGTTTTAATTATTAACAGAAGTGTATCGTGCTGCTGATGGTGTCATCCTTAGTTCTGGCAGATAGCCAGAAGGAGGAcaagaaaactgaaaaaagaGGACTATACCACTTGGGATATGGGGGCGGAGACTTCGGACACGGAGGTGGTCAATCGTCGGGTGGTCACGGAAGCGATCTGTCATCGGGTGGCCATGGAAGTCTATCACTAGCAGCTCACGGAGGAAGCCTGTCTTCTGGTGGTCATGGAGGTCTGTCATTTGGTGGCCACGGAGGTGGTCTGTCATCTGGCAGCCATGGAGGTCTATCACTAGGAGGTCACGGTGGAAGTCTCTCATCTGGTGGCCATGGAGAGCTGTCACTGGAAAGTCACGGAGGAGGTTTGTCATCTAGTGGTCATGGAAGTCTATCACTAGGAGGTCACGGAGGAAGTCTGTCATCTGGTGGTCAAGGAGGTCTGTCACTGGGAAGTCACGGAGGAAGTCTGTCATCTGGTGGCCACGGAAAAGGCTTGTCATCTGGTGGCCATGGAGGTCTATCACTAGGCCACGGAGGTAGTCTGTCATCCAGTGGCCAAGGAAAGGGCCTGTCATTTGTTGGCCATGGAGGTCTATCACTAGGAGGTCACGGAGGAAGTCTGTCATCTGGTGGTCAAGGAGGTCTGTCACTGGGAAGTCACGGAGGAAGTCTGTCATCTGGTGGCCACGGAAAAGGCCTGTCATCTGGTGGCCATGGAAGTCTATCACTAGGAGGTCACGGAGGAAGTCTGTCATCTGGTGGCCACGAAAAAGGCCTGTCATCTGGTGGCCATGGAAGTCTATCACTAGGAGGTCACGGAGGAAGTCTGTCATCTGGTGGCCACGGAAAAGGCTTGTCATCTGGTGGCCATGGAGGTCTATCACTAGGAGGTCACGGAGGAAGTCTGTCATCTGATGGTCAAGGAGGTCTGTCACTGGGAAGTCACGGAGGAAGTCTGTCATCCGGTGGCCACGGAAAAGGTCTGTCATCTGGTGACCATGGAAGTCTATCACTAGGAGGTCACGGAGGAAGTCTGTCATCTGGTGGTCAAGGAGGTCTGTCACTGGGAAGTCACGGAGGAAGTCTGTCATCTGGTGGCCATGGAAACCGTCTGTCATCTGGAGGTCATGGAGGTCTATCACTAGGTCACGGAGGAAGTCTGTCATCTGGTGTTCAAGGAGGTCTGTCACTGGGAAGTCACGGAGGAAGTCTGTTATCTGTTGGCCACGGACAAGGTCTGTCATCTGGTGGCCATGGAGGTCTATCACTAGGAGGTCACGGAGGAAGTCTGTCATCTGGTGGTCAAGAAGGTCTGTCACTGGGAAGTCACGGAGGAAGTCTGTCATCTGGTGGCCATGGAAATGGTCTGTCATCTGGTGGCCACGGAAAAGGTCTGTCAATTGGTGGTCATGGAGATTTGTCACTGGGAAGTCACAAAGGAGGTCTGTTATCAGGTGGGTATGGAGGTTTGTCACTGGGAAGTCAAGGAGGAAGTCTGTCGTCTGGTGGCCACGGAGGTGGTCTGTCATCTAGTGGCCATGGAAGTCTATCATCAGGTGGTTACGGAGGAAGTCTGTCATCTGGTGGTCATGGAGGTCTGTCCCTAGGAAGTCAATTATTTGGTCTGTCATCTGGTGGCCACGGAGGTGGTCTGTTATCTAGTGGCCATGGAAGTCTATCATCAGGAGTTTACGGAGGAAGTCTGTCATCTGGTGGTCATGGAGGTCTGTCGCTGGGAAGCCACGGAGGTGGTCTAGATGGTCTGTCATCTAGTGGCCATGGAAGTCTATCATCAGGAGGTTACGGAGGAAGTCTGTCATCTGGTGGTCATGGAGGTCTGTCACTCGGAAGTCACGGAGGTGGTCTGTCATCTGGTGGCCACGGAGGTAGTCTGTCACTTAGTGGCCATGGAGGTCTATCACTTGGAGGTCACGGTGGAAGTCTGTCATTTGATGGCCATGGAAGTATGTCACTGGGAGGTCACGGAAAGCTGTTGTCTGGTGGCAACGCAGATGGTCTGTCGTCTGGTGGCCATGGAGGTAGACTGTCATTTGGTGGCCACGGAGATCTATCACTAGGAGGTCACGGAGGAGGACTGTCAAATGATGGCCAAGGAGGTAGTTTGTCATCGGGAGGCCATGGAGTTCTGTCACCAGGTCACGGAGGAGTTCAGTTATTGGGTGGTCATGGAAGTGTGTCACTAGGAGGTTATGGAGATGTGTCGTCGGGTGGCCATGAAGGTTTATCACTCGGAAGTCACGGAGGAAGTCTGTCATCAGGTGGCCATGGAGGTTTGTCACTAGGCGTTCACGGAGGTAGTCTGTCGCTGGGTGGACACGGTGGGGGCCTGTCATTGGAAGGTCATCAACACAATCTTGGAGGTCACTCTTTCGGTAGCGGCAGTTTTGGAGGCGGCGGCGCACAACACGAGTCACATGTAAAAGCCACTATTATCACCAAGACAGTTGAAGTTCCCATCCCTCAACCTTATAAAGTAGAagtcgagaagaaagttccagtTCCTGTTAAAGTTCCTTACACAGTACCAGTAAAGAAGCCCTATCCAGTATCGGTACCAAAACCCTATCCTGTTTATATAGAGAAGAAGATTCCTTACACTGTGGAGAAAAAAGTTCCTTATCCAGTGAAGGTTCCAGTGAAGGTTCCCTATCCCGTCCCTCATCCAGTACACGTTCCGAAGCCCTTCCCTGTTAAAGTACCTATACCACAACCTTATGAAGTGAAGGTTCCAGTTGTGGTGGAGAAGAAAGTCCCGGTGTTTATTAAAGGCCATGAAGGAAGCGGTGAAGGTCACGGTCAGGAAGGTTCTAGCCAGGGACATCAAGAAGAATATGACTTCGGTGGACATCATTAGATTTATTgaacatttgtaattattattatatgagcATGTAGTTGTGTAACATTGTTATAAtatatcctattttttttttcatttaatatgttatataataaaatatcaataaattcttttgtttttacataaaccacaatatttgtatttatttcattcgTGAATTGACGATGTATTTAATATGtaaacatatataaaaatttaGGGAGTAATAATGGACAAATGGAAAGAACTAGACTTCGAACCTCATCTATCTGTATCGTtttcaaaacataacataaattaAACTATAGGAAGAACTGTTGAAGTGCGAACTAGCTTGCGGTTTTTATGCTATCATCGAGCGAGGCGCTCGTTCCTGTGTGCGGGTATCGTATAGTGGCGGTGATGTAATCAAACATGTACAGTTTCCTTAACAATTTATGGAATAAAACTACTAAAAATTTACTCATCAATTTTATGATAGCAGGTGCTGAACCTGGCCACTTTCGTTACCTACACATTTCTGGCACCTCTTTAAGAAACAATCCATCTCTCGCTGTAATTCTCCTTGAGAACAGCTGGCCAATCTCCTAATGGAATTTCAGTTTCAGTTCTTTCATGGTTTCTGGGTATGTCTCGTATATGTTATCTTATATTTACCCCAGGAACAAAAGTCGCAGCAGATTAAATCGTGGGTTAGAGAGTGTCACAATTCCCTGCTAATTCTGTCCTGATCGGACATTCCCTTAATTTATGTCAATGGAACATTGGCTCTATAAACTGTGAAAGACCTCTTGGAAAAGGAAAAAAATCGCGCTTCCTGTCAGGAACTTTTATAAGGCATGTGAGGGCAAAATCGTATTCACGTATGTGTGGACTTTAACTGTTgtctaataaacaattattatcgtTCTTTTGATTCTTTCGCAACTCAAAACGCTTCATACACCCGTTTCTTACAGTATAGAGTcacattatgaaatatattactaAGTGATTCAGAGTTTTAATAACATTTAGTGAATTCACATAATATTATGCTTGGAGGTGCATGCAAGCCTcgcccaaaataaaaaaaaattgtaaagttgGGTATATTTCTCCGTTATACATAACTTATTAGACAGAACCCACTCACCGAATGACCCATTTGAAGTTAGGCTTATATGactttaattttaacaaatagACATAACTGAACATAAAAAAATTCTTCCTGCTTGTAAATTTCGCcgattgaatttttaaataaaattttccaaGCGATGATCAAAGTCACCTAATGTTACTTCGCTGTGAATTACACATTGTGTGTTTTGTTTCTTATCCTAAACCAGTGATGCCAACCTGTCAACCACTCATTATGGTGCCAACACTTGGAAATTATGGTATTTTATggtacgacaaaaataaaattaaataaaaacagataTTGAATCTATGCGAgaatttatttctcttatttgtaagaacaaatattttacaacctTCTTAATGTAAAAGCAACagctattattttataataacatactttcctaataaaattaaatgttgatgAGATGGCTGCATATTCGATTTCAGGTGGATGCgtataaaagaaatataatatgttcCCGTCGAATCATTACACAGTTTACAAGAGGTCTTGAATATAGGTTCCAACTAGGGCTTGAAGTCACGTTGATTTCCCAAACAaattctataataaaattatgttttcgaTATTTCGGACGTTCATATTTTGTAGTATTTTCACGCTGTAACAATTTCTTTTTTGGTGTTATGGGCCGATTATTATCTTCTTAACTAGAT
Proteins encoded:
- the LOC138698926 gene encoding spidroin-1-like, with amino-acid sequence MKFLICTILLIAASLVLAEDQKKDKNTEKRGLHDLGYGGGDFGHESGVSFGGHGLSLGGHGEGLSLEGGHSFGGSSFGGSESHHQAQIKSITITKEVKVPVPHPYPVHVEKKVPVPVKVSVPVHVEKPYPVPVPKSYPVYVEKKIPYPVEKTVPYPVKVPVKVPVPVPHTVYVPKPYPVKVPVSQPYPVKVPVVIEKKVPVFIKGHEGGFSGGLNGHSFGHDLAGQGGFGHSIHHTHLCTSSTHTHGDMKLLKCIVLLMVSSLVLADSQKEDKKTEKRGLYHLGYGGGDFGHGGGQSSGGHGSDLSSGGHGSLSLAAHGGSLSSGGHGGLSFGGHGGGLSSGSHGGLSLGGHGGSLSSGGHGELSLESHGGGLSSSGHGSLSLGGHGGSLSSGGQGGLSLGSHGGSLSSGGHGKGLSSGGHGGLSLGHGGSLSSSGQGKGLSFVGHGGLSLGGHGGSLSSGGQGGLSLGSHGGSLSSGGHGKGLSSGGHGSLSLGGHGGSLSSGGHEKGLSSGGHGSLSLGGHGGSLSSGGHGKGLSSGGHGGLSLGGHGGSLSSDGQGGLSLGSHGGSLSSGGHGKGLSSGDHGSLSLGGHGGSLSSGGQGGLSLGSHGGSLSSGGHGNRLSSGGHGGLSLGHGGSLSSGVQGGLSLGSHGGSLLSVGHGQGLSSGGHGGLSLGGHGGSLSSGGQEGLSLGSHGGSLSSGGHGNGLSSGGHGKGLSIGGHGDLSLGSHKGGLLSGGYGGLSLGSQGGSLSSGGHGGGLSSSGHGSLSSGGYGGSLSSGGHGGLSLGSQLFGLSSGGHGGGLLSSGHGSLSSGVYGGSLSSGGHGGLSLGSHGGGLDGLSSSGHGSLSSGGYGGSLSSGGHGGLSLGSHGGGLSSGGHGGSLSLSGHGGLSLGGHGGSLSFDGHGSMSLGGHGKLLSGGNADGLSSGGHGGRLSFGGHGDLSLGGHGGGLSNDGQGGSLSSGGHGVLSPGHGGVQLLGGHGSVSLGGYGDVSSGGHEGLSLGSHGGSLSSGGHGGLSLGVHGGSLSLGGHGGGLSLEGHQHNLGGHSFGSGSFGGGGAQHESHVKATIITKTVEVPIPQPYKVEVEKKVPVPVKVPYTVPVKKPYPVSVPKPYPVYIEKKIPYTVEKKVPYPVKVPVKVPYPVPHPVHVPKPFPVKVPIPQPYEVKVPVVVEKKVPVFIKGHEGSGEGHGQEGSSQGHQEEYDFGGHH